DNA sequence from the Raphanus sativus cultivar WK10039 unplaced genomic scaffold, ASM80110v3 Scaffold0717, whole genome shotgun sequence genome:
AAAGACTCATGATACTTGAACTTGGTATAATACTGATAGAATAATGGTATAACTGTTCTTGTCTTTGTAATTCCGTAGGCATTTTTGTGTTTAGGTTGGACCAATTGATAGAGTAAAGGAAAATCCAAAAACAACGTCTTATTGAATATGGATGAAAGAACGAGAATCTGAAACCAAAACACCCCAAAAGGAAGAATGATCTTCCGTCAGCTAAAAATTAAGTACACTTGAACTTGATAGTATAGTCCTTTTGGTAACGTTAGGAACGTTGATATGTGATGCAGAGATCATATGCAAATGGCAGCAACATTGATTATGACACGCGCTCAGGTTACCTCTCTCTCGCTCTGCTCAGTGTGCTTtatgttttcttataatttatTAGGTTGTTCTCTTTAACTAATGGAATAATGAATACTACAGCACGGTCTGCTTCTCCTCCTGCGCCACCAGCTGATTCTTCTATGCCCCCTCATCCGAAGTCATACATGGATGTAATGTTCtgaaatctctaaaatttactGCAGAATCATGTGTTTATAATGAATCTTTACCCTTTGAATTCCAATTAACCTTCGTAACATTTAGCTGAGGACTGATGATGTTGCAGATAATGTCTATGATTCAGAGAGGAGAGAAGCCTTCAAACATTCGGGTAAACTGAAAACCAATTTCTTTTGCACATTTTATAGACTAGTGTAACCTTACAGTTCACTGTGACAAACTTGTCGCACTTTCACTGAAATACAGGAGATTAACGACATGCCACCCAATCCGAACCAACAGCTATCAAATCCTCGCATCGCTCCTAAAAATAAGGTACAAGCTACAATGTCACTGAATGTCGATAAGTCTTTGTATTGTAGCTTGACTGTAACTTGGCTGATTTGATTACTGATGTGATCTCTTACTATTGTTAGCCATGGGAGTACGGTCAAGCGCCCCAAGACGAGAGTTCCAATGGTCCATGGTGGCAACAGAAAAACCCTAGCTCCACGGACTTTGGCTATGAGACAACAGCGTCCAGGTCCATCGGTATCCAAAATGAAACAAACACAATGGAACCAGCAGCTCTCCCAAGGCAGCGATCGTGGGTTCCTCCACAACCACCTCCAGTTGTTATGCCAGAAGCAGCTGAGGCCATTCGCCGTCCTAAGCCGCCACAAGCTAAGATAGACCAAGAAGCAGCTCCTAGGGATGACCAGTCAGGTGTGAGCGACGAGTTACAGAAGATCACTAAGTTTTCTGAATCTGGTGGTGATGGATCAGGAAACTTGTTGATCACAGAGATCcaagaagaaacagagcagcAACAATTCAGCCAAGAAGGAAACTAAAATGATATTTGTGTTTCTTGATACAAAAATACGTTATATTGGGGTTTGCTTGTAAGAGAACATGTACTTAGGTGTTGGGATTTACCACCTACCTCGATTTAATAATAGTTATTAGAAGGAAACAAGTCAAGCCTTGATTCACAAGTAACTTCATTCATTTGATGCTTgccttattttaaaatatattgaaaatattaatcacaGAAAGAGTAGCTATAAGAGAGGCTATACAAAGACAAAAGGGATGTAACTAAGAGGAAGCATGGGTGAAGAGCCTGTAAGAAGAAATCAAAGCGCTGACCGCAAACGCCACAAACGCTATAAAAGAAACCGCAATAGAAGCGGTTGCCATTTGAGTAAAGTCATCTTTCCCCCAATTAGATACCCAATCATCAACTCTAGTAGCAGCGCATGAAGAAGCCGACAACAGAAGATACGCAAGAAGcttatagaaagaaaaaaaactcatcagAATCAATACGTTTGATTACAAAATGCAAAAATTGTTAAAAGCACACTCACTTGATCCATGGAGAAGACGAAGATGTCATGAAATCCACAGTTTATCATATAAGTCTCTTTAGCGATGTAGCAAGCAGCGTCGCAAGCTTCAAACGCGGAGTATACGAATGCTATAACGTTTACAGCCAAACAATACCTGCAAGATTAGATTAAGGAAGGGGTTTCAATTATAAAACCCCTAAAAAATTGtgtaaaagaagaagaagagggggTGACGTGACCTGTACTCTTTGTAACGATCATAAGAATCGCCGCTCCACCCTTGCGTTTTATCAGCCGCCATGATCGAAAACGAAATCACGCACAAAATCACTTCGCtcactctaaaccctagcgccgtcATACTCACCAATTCATCTCGTCTTGCTCTGTTCACCGCCGTCGCCATCGTCGTCCCCgattctcctcctccacctcctccgaCCTTCCTCGTCGCGGTTTGTGGACCTTCCTCTCTCACCCAGCGGTTGAACACCACCATAGACGACGGAGATTTCTCGGAGGAAGAGTTCGTCGGGGCTCCTCTCGCGCTCCTCTGATTCCGCGGCGGGAACTGAGGAggaggcggcggaggaggaagaGGCGGGAACTTGCCGTCGGTTACGATCGCCTTGGGGTTGTTGTCGAGTTTGAAAGGAGATCCCTCGGGGGAAACGTAACGGCTCTCCGGTGGATCTCCGGCGTCTGAGAGAGGAGAATGGAATCGGAGAGGTGAGAGTGGTGATTCGACGTAGCTCTGCGCTTCCGAGTTCGATGAGGTAGTCCGCTTCATCGTCACCCGTTCGTAGTATCTCCGGCGAAAGATTGATTTGAGGagctttttgtgtgtgtgtgtgtgttaatGTGCAGTGAGAAAGTGGTGCGGAGAAAAAGAAActttaattcttatatatttcttCGTGGAGAATTAAACTTGTTTATATTGATCCGCTGTGATGCAGTATTGGTGTGCACCTGCACCTCGGATATCTTAAACCAATAGAGTTTTGACAGCGTGTCAGAACTCGATAATCTAGTGTGACGCGTGCACCCAGAAGTTACTTATGACGCAATCCATTATGCTCTGATTTTCTTTGCTCTTTTTACCATCCATGAAGATTCCATATTACTAAAGTACTATATATCACCTTACTAAATATACACATACCATATATTATTcctcaaatttaattttatgaatgtaTCGTTTTCTCTTGTATTATTACAAACCAAAGACATAAGCCAATTCTCGaataaaaaatcaacataaaGGTTAAAGGTAATGTAAGGAAAATACATAAAGAATATACACCAAGACGAAGGCTAAGCTAAAGTAAAGCATCATTGATCTCTCTAtcgattattttttgttttcaatctTGTCAAATCTTTTGGAGTTTTTTGAGCTTTCCCTTTTTGaatcaaaatcaataaataacaatgaaaagtaaaaaaaaatatcaaaagcgTTGTTTTGCCTTTGGTTCTTTGTTTAAAGCACAAAGCAACCCACCCACTCCTATTTGTTTTATTCATGTCTTTACCATATGAATTTTTCAGAATCCATCTTCACAGCACTCTCTTTTTCCAATTACAATAATTTCAAATTGTGTCGAATAATCGATCACAAAGGCTGTTCTTGAACAGTTATGACTCTGTTTTAGTAGAATTTACTAACACTTGCATTACAAATATAAACTTAACTACAACATAATGCCTCTTTAATAATCATAACTGTATCTCAATTTAGTATACTAATAGAAGCGAGATTAGTCACAGTTTGGTGGGTTTGTGCATTTATATACAGCAGAAGCAGGTTGCTTATAGACAGGGATGCTGTCTGCGTCCAACAATCTTACTTCTCCTGGTCCAAAATACAACTCTGAATGCCTTCGAAGGTCGAGACCTTGAACACCAGCTTGTAACACAGATAAGTTGTCTGAATCAGGCGATACAATGACGACCGTGTCCTCTGAATACTGAGTCTCGAGAATGGACATTAGCTGCGTCACACGCACAAATACATCTGATACACTCTCGTTAGGGGTACCGTCGCTGATAGGAGGAGGTTTTGTCTTCATAGATATCGAGTCTAATGCATACACCTGCCACACAATACTTCAACCTaagttttttgtttcttatagcGAGTGTCTCATGATACATgtgacaaatattaaaaatcttaCTTCTGATATGGAATCAAGCTTCTTGCCTTCGTAAGCTCCTAAACCACGAGCATCAAGGAAGCTATATTCCGGAACTATATAgctgcaaaaaata
Encoded proteins:
- the LOC130502870 gene encoding peroxisomal membrane protein PEX14-like isoform X1, which codes for MQRSYANGSNIDYDTRSARSASPPAPPADSSMPPHPKSYMDIMSMIQRGEKPSNIREINDMPPNPNQQLSNPRIAPKNKPWEYGQAPQDESSNGPWWQQKNPSSTDFGYETTASRSIGIQNETNTMEPAALPRQRSWVPPQPPPVVMPEAAEAIRRPKPPQAKIDQEAAPRDDQSGVSDELQKITKFSESGGDGSGNLLITEIQEETEQQQFSQEGN
- the LOC108863179 gene encoding CASP-like protein 4A2 → MKRTTSSNSEAQSYVESPLSPLRFHSPLSDAGDPPESRYVSPEGSPFKLDNNPKAIVTDGKFPPLPPPPPPPQFPPRNQRSARGAPTNSSSEKSPSSMVVFNRWVREEGPQTATRKVGGGGGGESGTTMATAVNRARRDELVSMTALGFRVSEVILCVISFSIMAADKTQGWSGDSYDRYKEYRYCLAVNVIAFVYSAFEACDAACYIAKETYMINCGFHDIFVFSMDQLLAYLLLSASSCAATRVDDWVSNWGKDDFTQMATASIAVSFIAFVAFAVSALISSYRLFTHASS
- the LOC130502870 gene encoding peroxisomal membrane protein PEX14-like isoform X2, encoding MMLQIMSMIQRGEKPSNIREINDMPPNPNQQLSNPRIAPKNKPWEYGQAPQDESSNGPWWQQKNPSSTDFGYETTASRSIGIQNETNTMEPAALPRQRSWVPPQPPPVVMPEAAEAIRRPKPPQAKIDQEAAPRDDQSGVSDELQKITKFSESGGDGSGNLLITEIQEETEQQQFSQEGN